From the genome of Candidatus Paceibacterota bacterium:
GCTTTGGGGGCCAGCTCTGCTCGGCTGTGAATAACTTTGGAGACGGTATCAGGGTTAAGAGCGACTGTGCATCGGCCGCATCGGGAAGCAATCCCAACTGCTTCAGTTCGTCGTCAAACCGGCTTTCCGACAGGAGCACCCCGTTGCGGTTGAACGCATAAGTTTCCCCGCTGGCGCCGGACCGCGCCGTGGCCAGGATGCGCGTGAAGTCCTGTTCCGGCAGGATGCGCAGAGCCAGCACCGCGATGACCTGTTGATCCGCCGAGCGGATGGGGGCAGCGGCGAACATCATGGCTTGGCGCGAGCGCATTGTTCCCGTCGCGTCTGGCAGCAACCCGGGCGCGGAGAACGGGGGTGTCACGATCGCATTGCCAGCAAAGCAGTTGGCAAGCTGCTCCGCGTATTCAGGCGGAGACCTTGCCCCGACGAAGTCATCCCGCCCAGCCGCCAACACGACCAGATTGGCATCCAAAACGGCGTAACCGCTGAAGCCGCGCCCCTCCTCCGCGGGTTTGAGATTCTCCCGCAATGTGGCGAATTCCGGGGCGCCAACCAGCACAGCTTGTGAGGCGCCTTGTTGGCTGGCGCGCCGCAACAAGGCTGCGGTGAGCGTCCGCACGTGTTCGTCCCCGGCCAGCAGTTCGGCCTGGGACTTCATGGCGGCGGCCCAGGCCCGAAGCGCTTCCGCGTTGGCGTCCCGGACGACTTTGAGGTTGTCCGCGATTTCAGTTCGCATCGCGCCTTCCATCCGCGCCCGCAACCATACGCCCACAAAGGCAAGCATCGCCGCCGCCAGTAGCGGCCAAACCCACAATTGCCGGCGGAGAAAGCTTTGCTCGCGAACTCCCGTCACGGTGGCGGTCGGCCTGGGTAAATTTCTATGTCCAGGTTCAGCCATACGCGCGAGTCATGGTGGTCATTATGTTGTGATCAATGCGGCTGCTGGATGCGCACGGTCATTTGCTCGGCAATCTTTGCTGCGGTTTGCTTCACGTTCTTATCAAGGTCATTTCCCGCCATGACGAAACGAATAGCGGCGCCATAAGGACTGAAGACCAGCGTAGGAGCGGCGCCCGGCATCTGGCCGCTGTTCGCGTCCGTGGTGACCTCGTACAGCGGCTTGGGCGGGCCTTGTGAGAGGTTATCAATGGTGGTGACCACTTGGAGGTCAGTCGCCCCCTGGCCGAAACCGATCATGGCACGGCGCAGGCGATTGCCTTCCTGGACCTCCGTAAAGAGGCCGCGCACACACCACCCTTCACCCGGAACCGGACGGCCAGCCGGCAGCCGCAGGGCGTTATACCCGGCCTTCGACAATTCCTTGACGAGTGAATTGGCCATCAGGTCCACGATCTGCTGGGCGCGCGCGGCCGGGTCACTGGAGGCACCGGAGAGCCGCTGCCCGATCCGACCGACGGGACCAGGGCGGCCAGAGAGCATGCCATCCTCGTGCTTGACGACCCCGATTTCGAAGTCGGTGACGTAAACGACCACGGGCTTTGCGGCGGGCG
Proteins encoded in this window:
- a CDS encoding cache domain-containing protein, producing MAEPGHRNLPRPTATVTGVREQSFLRRQLWVWPLLAAAMLAFVGVWLRARMEGAMRTEIADNLKVVRDANAEALRAWAAAMKSQAELLAGDEHVRTLTAALLRRASQQGASQAVLVGAPEFATLRENLKPAEEGRGFSGYAVLDANLVVLAAGRDDFVGARSPPEYAEQLANCFAGNAIVTPPFSAPGLLPDATGTMRSRQAMMFAAAPIRSADQQVIAVLALRILPEQDFTRILATARSGASGETYAFNRNGVLLSESRFDDELKQLGLLPDAADAQSLLTLIPSPKLFTAEQSWPPK
- a CDS encoding DUF4410 domain-containing protein produces the protein MRGILSLTCILTLVGLCALGCKSAHVTSEREFAPPPAAKPVVVYVTDFEIGVVKHEDGMLSGRPGPVGRIGQRLSGASSDPAARAQQIVDLMANSLVKELSKAGYNALRLPAGRPVPGEGWCVRGLFTEVQEGNRLRRAMIGFGQGATDLQVVTTIDNLSQGPPKPLYEVTTDANSGQMPGAAPTLVFSPYGAAIRFVMAGNDLDKNVKQTAAKIAEQMTVRIQQPH